The Corynebacterium glaucum genome includes a region encoding these proteins:
- a CDS encoding type II toxin-antitoxin system VapC family toxin: MGYLLDTNVWIDLERGREAQVSAAASSCSSNELWLSTIVIGEIQSGIQRSRNPELARRVYDLLLQGRPRVGVDEQCAHVYGELRAGLLDSGRMIGGNDLWIAAQAVRNDLTLITANTGEFSRVPGLRLENWREDRHCN; this comes from the coding sequence ATGGGTTACCTACTGGACACCAATGTTTGGATTGATCTTGAACGCGGTCGAGAAGCTCAGGTCTCTGCCGCGGCTTCGTCGTGTTCGAGCAATGAATTATGGCTATCCACAATCGTGATAGGTGAGATCCAGTCGGGGATACAGCGGTCACGCAACCCGGAACTTGCGCGGCGGGTGTATGACCTTCTGTTGCAGGGCCGGCCAAGAGTAGGGGTCGACGAACAGTGCGCGCACGTCTACGGGGAGCTTCGGGCGGGGCTGCTCGATAGCGGCCGAATGATCGGAGGAAACGATCTTTGGATCGCAGCGCAGGCAGTGAGAAACGATCTGACGTTAATCACGGCCAATACTGGAGAGTTTTCCCGCGTCCCGGGTTTGAGGTTGGAGAACTGGCGTGAGGATCGACACTGTAATTGA
- a CDS encoding antitoxin has translation MTKAKKGKRLRTTVFRSGNSQAVRIPAAFRVESGSAVIEQVPEGLLLRPVEENFGDVIARLREFEKEHGVDEDLIDELADLPVDPVPEVDRPATQDEGRDRNG, from the coding sequence ATGACCAAGGCAAAGAAGGGCAAGCGTCTGCGAACTACAGTGTTTAGGTCCGGAAATAGCCAGGCTGTTCGTATTCCCGCTGCGTTCCGTGTTGAAAGTGGCAGTGCAGTAATCGAACAGGTGCCGGAAGGGCTTCTTCTACGTCCGGTCGAGGAAAATTTCGGAGACGTGATCGCACGGTTGAGGGAGTTTGAGAAAGAGCATGGGGTAGACGAAGACCTCATTGATGAACTTGCAGATTTGCCCGTTGATCCGGTGCCTGAGGTTGATCGCCCGGCCACACAAGACGAAGGTAGGGACCGCAACGGCTGA